One genomic region from Arenicella chitinivorans encodes:
- a CDS encoding glycoside hydrolase family 88 protein — translation MASSINVNTRGKSGLMGCIWRSTFYVRYTSEFESASAVYEDSVQQFVRIEMETRDPETGLLYHAWDESKLQPWADPKTGRAPGFWSRAMGWIDVGLGLFADRRAWVSRFAGRVDFGGGWCCAPKQRLSLRWIGW, via the coding sequence GTGGCTTCTAGCATAAACGTAAATACCCGTGGCAAATCTGGCTTGATGGGCTGTATATGGCGCAGCACGTTCTACGTGCGTTACACCTCCGAATTTGAGTCGGCCTCTGCCGTGTATGAGGACAGCGTGCAGCAGTTTGTGCGCATCGAGATGGAGACGCGTGACCCGGAGACAGGTCTGCTTTACCACGCCTGGGACGAAAGCAAACTCCAGCCTTGGGCTGACCCGAAGACTGGTCGAGCACCTGGGTTTTGGTCACGCGCCATGGGCTGGATCGATGTTGGACTCGGTTTATTTGCCGATCGCCGAGCGTGGGTATCAAGGTTTGCTGGACGAGTTGATTTCGGTGGAGGATGGTGTTGTGCACCTAAACAACGTCTGTCGCTCCGCTGGATTGGGTGGTGA
- a CDS encoding glycoside hydrolase family 88 protein yields the protein MISVEDGVVHLNNVCRSAGLGGEPYRSGSYEYYVTTDRVRDDAHGIGAFLLAASEMLNTEQSRDSSLRSE from the coding sequence TTGATTTCGGTGGAGGATGGTGTTGTGCACCTAAACAACGTCTGTCGCTCCGCTGGATTGGGTGGTGAACCTTATCGCAGTGGTAGCTACGAGTATTATGTGACAACGGACCGCGTGCGCGATGATGCGCATGGAATCGGTGCCTTTTTGCTGGCCGCGAGTGAAATGCTCAATACTGAGCAGAGTAGAGACTCTTCGCTTCGCTCAGAATGA